From Erythrobacter sp. YJ-T3-07:
GCGCGGACCCGGGCCCGGCCTGCTACCGCAAGGGCGGCCCGCTGACCGTGACCGACTGCAACCTGTTTCTCGGCCGGATCGACCCGGCTTTCTTCCCGCATGTCTTCGGACCCGAGGGCGACCAGCCGCTCGACCCCGAGGCATCGTGCGAACGGCTCGAAGAGATCGCGCGCGCGCTGCCCGAACCCACGCCGCTGGAGGACATCGCACGCGGCTTCCTCGCGATCGCGGTCGACAACATGGCCAATGCGATCCGCAAGATCTCGGTCGCCCGCGGGCACGACGTGACCGAATATGCCCTCGCCTGCTTCGGCGGCGCGGGCGGGCAGCACGCGTGCAAGGTGGCGGACGAGCTGGGGATCGAGACCGTGCTGGTCCATCCGCTCGCCGGAATCCTCTCCGCCTATGGCATCGGCCTCGCCCCCGTAAAGGCTATCCGCGAGGTCAGCCTGGTCCGGCCATTGCACGATGGCTTTGCCGAAGAACTCGACGTCTTGCGAGACGAGGCTCGCGCCGCGCTGACCGAACAGGGCATCGCCGCGAAGGACGTCACACTCGCCGCCCGCGCGCGTCTGCGGTTCGACGGCAGCGATTCCATGCTGACCATCGAGTGCACCGATGCGGACGCGATGGATGCCGCCTTCCGCGTGCTTCACCGCCAGCGCTACGGCTATTCGGACAAGGACGCCGCAATCATCGTCGAAGCGCTGAGCGTGGAGGCGAGCGGAACCTCCGGCGGGCTTGGCGATGCGAGCATCGAACCCGTGCCGGTCGATGGGGAAGCCTCGGGAGAGTGGCCGACCTACGAGCGCGCCGCGCTTACCACCGGCCAGGCGATTGCAGGCCCCGCGCTGGTAATCGATCCGGGCTCTACCACGGTGGTCGACGAAGGATGGGAAGCGCAGCTCGCCAGGGAAGGCAGCCTGGTGCTGACCCGCACGGTCCCGCTCGAACGCACGCGCGCGGCGGGGACTAAGGTCGATCCCGTCAGGCTGGAGATCTTCAACAACCTGTTCATGGCGATCGCCGAGGAAATGGGCGTGGTGCTGCAGAACACCGCGACCTCTGTGAACATCAAGGAACGCCTCGATTTCTCCTGCGCGCTGTTCAACGCACGCGGAGAGTTGATCGCCAATGCGCCACATATTCCGGTGCATCTGGGCAGTATGGGTGACAGCATCGCCCGCGTGATCGAGGTGCGCGGAGATGCGCGCGACGGTCGCGGCATCCGGCGCGGCGATGCCTATGTGGTCAATGATCCGTTCCGCGGCGGCACCCACCTGCCCGACATCACGGTGATCGCGCCGGTGTTCTATTCCGACGGCGGCGATCAGCCGGACGCCTTCGTCGCCGCGCGCGGCCATCACGCCGATATCGGCGGGATCGCGCCCGGCTCGATGCCGCCCGAAAGCCGCACGATCGAGCAGGAAGGGGTGATGATCGACAACCTCCTGCTGGTCGACGAGGGCACCTTCCGCGAAGATGCGGTCCGCGCGGCGCTGGCCGATGCGAAATACCCGGCACGGCGGCCCGACCGCAACCTGTCGGACCTGCGCGCGCAGCTGGCCGCCTGCACCCGCGGCGCGGAGCTGCTGCATCAGACGGCGCACGAGCGCGGGAGCCAGATGGTCACGGCCTACATGGACCACGTCCTCGCCAATGCGGAGGAAAGCGTACGCGCGCTGCTCGGCCGACTGGAGGATGGCGCGTTCACCTACCCGATGGACAATGGCGCGCAGGTCAAGGTCGCGATCCGGATCGACGATGCAAGCCGCTCTGCCGTGTTCGATTTCACCGGCACGAGCGATCAGCAGCCGAACAACTTCAACGCGCCGCGATCGATCACCCGCGCCGCCGCGCTCTATGTGCTGCGCACGCTGATCGACGATCCGATCCCGATGAACGATGGCTGCCTGCGCCCGGTCGAGCTGATCGTGCCCGAAGGCTCGATGCTCAATCCGCAGCCCGGTGCAGCGGTGGTCGCGGGCAATGTCGAGACCAGCCAAGTGGTGACCGATTGCCTGTTCGCGGCGACCGGCCGCCTCGCACCCAGCCAGGGCACGATGAACAACTTCACCTTCGGCAACGAGGACCACCAGTATTACGAGACGATCGCTGGCGGATCGGGCGCAGGCCCCGACCATGACGGGACCAGCGCGGTGCAGACCCACATGACCAACAGCCGCCTGACCGACCCCGAAATCCTCGAAACGCGGCTGCCCGTGCGGCTGGACACCTTCGCGATCCGACGCGGATCGGGCGGCAGGGGCGCGCATACCGGCGGTGACGGGGTCGAGCGGCGGGTGACCTTCCTCGAGCCGATGCGCGCGAACATCCTCGCCAACCGGCGCACGGTCCCGCCGCGCGGGATCGCGGGCGGCGGCGACGCGCTGCCGGGGGAAAACTGGGTCGAACGCGGCGACGGATCGCGCGAGGACTTGTCCGCGACCGACAGCGCGGACATGCAACCGGGCGATAGTTTCGTGATCCTCACGCCCGGCGGGGGCGGGTATGGCGATCCTCCCCCACCGGGGGAGGGGGACCACCCGCAGGGTGGTGGAGGGGCACCTTCGAAGTGAACAAGACGGTGAGGTCCGGAGCCGGGCAAGCGTGCCCCTCCACCATGCTTCGCATGGTCCCCCTCCCCGTTTCGGGGAGGATTAGATGAACTACTGGCCCCTGATCGGCATCGCGCTGGTCGTCATCGGGTTTGCCCTCAAATTCAATCCGCTGCTGGTGGTGGTCGGCGCGGCGATCGCGACCGGGCTGCTGGCCGGGCTCGATCCGGTTTCGGTGATCGAGGCGCTGGGGCAGGCGTTCAACGACAACCGCTACATCTCCGTCACCTGGATCATCCTGCCGGTGATCGGGCTGCTCGAGCGGTATGGATTGCAGCAGCGCGCGCGCGGCCTGATCGAAAGCGTGCGCGGGGCGACCATGGGCAAGCTACTGGTGATCTACCTCGCGTTTCGCCAGCTGACCGCGGCGCTCGGCATGAAAGACATCGGCGGACACCCGCAGGCGGTCCGCCCGCTGGTCGCGCCGATGGCCGAGGCGGCGGCGGTCAAGACACACGGCGACCTGCCCGAGGATGAGCGGCAGAAGGTGCTCGCGATGTCCGCCGCGACCGACAATGTCGGTCTGTTCTTTGGCGAGGACATCTTCTTCGCCATCGCCTCCATCCTGCTGATCCAGGGCGTGTTCGAGGCGGCGGGCTATCCGATGACGCCGCTGCACCTTTCGGTCTGGGCGATCCCGACCGCGATCTGCGCCTTCCTGATCCATTCCAGCCGCCTGATGGCGATGGACCGGCGACTGGGGCGGCTCCCATCGGCCATCGCGTACAGAGACAGGCCTGTCGAAGAACCCACTGTCGTCCTCACCAAACGGGGAGACGGCCAGTGATCACCTACGAATGGCTCTACATCCTTTCCGGCATCTTCTTCGCCATCTGGGCGGTGCTGAGCGCGCTCGACCGGAGCAATGGCAAGCGCTGGGGAAATGCCGCTTTCTGGGGGCTGCTTGCGGGGAGTTTCCTGTTCGGCAGCCATATCGGCGACTTTGCAAACGGCGTGCTGGTGCTGGCGCTGGTCGCCATCGCGGGCGTGGGCGGGCTCGGCCGCAGCGATCCGCCAACGACGACGCTGGAAGAACGCTTCAAGCTCGCCGAACTGAAGGGCAACCGGCTCTTCATCCCCGCTTTGATTGTGCCCTTCGTCGCGGTCGTCGGGACGCTCGCCTATAACTGGACGCCTTTTGGCCAGACCGGCCTGTTCGAGCCGCGGCGCGAGACGCTGCTGCTGTTCGCGATCGGCGTGCTGGTCGCACTGGCGGTGGCGATGGCGTGGCTGAGGCCCCCTGCCCTCGCCCCGGCACAGGAAGGGCGCCGCCTGCTCGACTCGATCGGCTGGGCGGCGATCCTGCCGCAGATGCTCGCAGCGCTGGGTGCGGTGTTTGCGCTGGCCGGCGTGGGGGAGATCATCGGAAGCCTTGCAGGGCAGGTCATTCCCGAAGGCAGCATCATCCTGACCGTGATCGTCTACGCGCTGGGGATGGCGATCTTCACCATGATCATGGGCAATGCCTTCGCCGCCTTCCCGGTGATGGCCGCCGCAATCGGCATTCCGCTGCTGGTCGAGGGCTATGACGGCAACCCGGCGGTGATCGGCGCGGTCGGAATGCTGGCGGGCTTCTGCGGCACGCTGCTGACCCCGATGGCGGCCAATTTCAACATCGTGCCCGCCGCGCTGCTGGAGCTTGACGATCAGAACGGCGTCATCAAACAGCAGGTGTGGACCGCGATCCCGCTGTGGGTCTGCAACATCGCAATCATCTATATCGGAGGGTTCCTGCTATGGACCTGACGCAGGAAACGGCGGCCCGCTTCGCGCAGGCCGCGCTGGGCCACGTGGCGCGCGAGTATCCGCACAAGCTCGATCACGTGATGGACGGCGATGCCGACGTAGCCCCCCCGCGCGAACTGCATCCGTGCTTCTTCGGCAGCTTCGACTGGCATTCGTGCGTGCATGGCTGGTGGACCCTGCTGACCCTGCGGCGCCTGTTTCCCGACAGCGAAGAAGCGCGCGCGATCGAAACGCTTGGCCGAGAGACCTTCACCACCGACAAGCTGGCGGTGGAACTGGCCTACGCGCAGCGGCCTTCCTCGCGCGGGTTCGAGAGGCCCTATGGCTGGGGCTGGCTGCTCTATCTGCACCACGAAGCCGCGCGCCATGACGAAGAATGGGCCGCACGGCTGGAGCCGCTGGCGCGCCATTTCGCGCAGGCGTTCAAGGACTATCTGGGCGTCCTCACCTACCCCGTCTTTGTCGGCACGCACTACAACACCGCCTTCGCGCTGACGCTGGCGCGCGAGTGGGCCGAAACCCGCGACGCGGAACTGGTCGAAACGATCGATACCTGGGCAGATCGGGTATTCGCCGAGCGCAGCAACTATGCCGGATGGGAGCCGGGCGGCGACGAGTTTCTCTCCCCCGTGCTCAGCGCCGCGCTGCTGATGCG
This genomic window contains:
- a CDS encoding hydantoinase B/oxoprolinase family protein → MTEHSRAWRFAVDRGGTFTDVVATTPDGRLVTDKLLSENPGHYDDAATEAVRRLMAEHGEAPISELRIGTTVATNALLERKGERLALVTTRGFGDALRIGAQARPEIFARHIVLPEQLPAKVVEIDERIGADGTILQPLDDDAARATLQNLRDEGFDALAIILMHGWKYRDHEARLGEISRALGFTQVSVSHEVAPLIKYVPRGDTTVVDAYLSPVLKRYTDGLQRDLPPVERLGFMQSNGGLAEVGAFRGKDAILSGPAGGVVGMVAAGEPLGHRKLIGFDMGGTSTDVAHYAGELELAAENLVAGVRVAAPMMQIHTVAAGGGSVCSFDGARFRVGPESGGADPGPACYRKGGPLTVTDCNLFLGRIDPAFFPHVFGPEGDQPLDPEASCERLEEIARALPEPTPLEDIARGFLAIAVDNMANAIRKISVARGHDVTEYALACFGGAGGQHACKVADELGIETVLVHPLAGILSAYGIGLAPVKAIREVSLVRPLHDGFAEELDVLRDEARAALTEQGIAAKDVTLAARARLRFDGSDSMLTIECTDADAMDAAFRVLHRQRYGYSDKDAAIIVEALSVEASGTSGGLGDASIEPVPVDGEASGEWPTYERAALTTGQAIAGPALVIDPGSTTVVDEGWEAQLAREGSLVLTRTVPLERTRAAGTKVDPVRLEIFNNLFMAIAEEMGVVLQNTATSVNIKERLDFSCALFNARGELIANAPHIPVHLGSMGDSIARVIEVRGDARDGRGIRRGDAYVVNDPFRGGTHLPDITVIAPVFYSDGGDQPDAFVAARGHHADIGGIAPGSMPPESRTIEQEGVMIDNLLLVDEGTFREDAVRAALADAKYPARRPDRNLSDLRAQLAACTRGAELLHQTAHERGSQMVTAYMDHVLANAEESVRALLGRLEDGAFTYPMDNGAQVKVAIRIDDASRSAVFDFTGTSDQQPNNFNAPRSITRAAALYVLRTLIDDPIPMNDGCLRPVELIVPEGSMLNPQPGAAVVAGNVETSQVVTDCLFAATGRLAPSQGTMNNFTFGNEDHQYYETIAGGSGAGPDHDGTSAVQTHMTNSRLTDPEILETRLPVRLDTFAIRRGSGGRGAHTGGDGVERRVTFLEPMRANILANRRTVPPRGIAGGGDALPGENWVERGDGSREDLSATDSADMQPGDSFVILTPGGGGYGDPPPPGEGDHPQGGGGAPSK
- a CDS encoding DUF969 domain-containing protein — encoded protein: MNYWPLIGIALVVIGFALKFNPLLVVVGAAIATGLLAGLDPVSVIEALGQAFNDNRYISVTWIILPVIGLLERYGLQQRARGLIESVRGATMGKLLVIYLAFRQLTAALGMKDIGGHPQAVRPLVAPMAEAAAVKTHGDLPEDERQKVLAMSAATDNVGLFFGEDIFFAIASILLIQGVFEAAGYPMTPLHLSVWAIPTAICAFLIHSSRLMAMDRRLGRLPSAIAYRDRPVEEPTVVLTKRGDGQ
- a CDS encoding 5-oxoproline transporter, DUF979 family subunit → MITYEWLYILSGIFFAIWAVLSALDRSNGKRWGNAAFWGLLAGSFLFGSHIGDFANGVLVLALVAIAGVGGLGRSDPPTTTLEERFKLAELKGNRLFIPALIVPFVAVVGTLAYNWTPFGQTGLFEPRRETLLLFAIGVLVALAVAMAWLRPPALAPAQEGRRLLDSIGWAAILPQMLAALGAVFALAGVGEIIGSLAGQVIPEGSIILTVIVYALGMAIFTMIMGNAFAAFPVMAAAIGIPLLVEGYDGNPAVIGAVGMLAGFCGTLLTPMAANFNIVPAALLELDDQNGVIKQQVWTAIPLWVCNIAIIYIGGFLLWT
- a CDS encoding DUF2891 domain-containing protein, with the protein product MDLTQETAARFAQAALGHVAREYPHKLDHVMDGDADVAPPRELHPCFFGSFDWHSCVHGWWTLLTLRRLFPDSEEARAIETLGRETFTTDKLAVELAYAQRPSSRGFERPYGWGWLLYLHHEAARHDEEWAARLEPLARHFAQAFKDYLGVLTYPVFVGTHYNTAFALTLAREWAETRDAELVETIDTWADRVFAERSNYAGWEPGGDEFLSPVLSAALLMRNVLPRVDFARWFADLVLDNGWLERLQPASVSDRGDGKVAHLDGLNLSRAWALRAMLPALSHAEDRDLLDGCANAHLEAALPHVTGDYMGEHWLASFALLALLEKP